Proteins from one Bacteroidota bacterium genomic window:
- the ilvC gene encoding ketol-acid reductoisomerase: MAKINFGGTVEEVVTREEYSLEKAKEFLKNEVVAIIGYGPQGYGQSLNMRDNGINVIVGQRKGGQGWSDAIRDGWIEGKNLFSNIEEAIQKGTIVQYLLSDSGQKQMWDVVKKNLKKGQALYFSHGFSVVFKDQTNIIPPADVDVVLVAPKGSGRTVRSNFLAGSGINASFAVFQDATGKARERAIACGIAIGSGYLFATTFEKEVLSDLTGERGVLMGAIAGLMKAQYDVLRQMGHSPSEAFNETVEEATQSLYPLVGKYGMDWMFAACSVTAQRGALDWAKKFETANRPLFELLYRDVQYGVETKRVLDSTSAPDYRATLQKELDEWKNSEMWKTGEAVRSLRPENWKK; encoded by the coding sequence ATGGCAAAAATCAATTTCGGCGGAACAGTAGAAGAAGTCGTTACCCGCGAAGAATATTCACTTGAGAAAGCAAAAGAATTTTTAAAGAACGAAGTTGTTGCAATTATCGGTTACGGTCCGCAAGGATACGGTCAATCGCTGAACATGCGCGACAATGGAATTAACGTTATTGTTGGCCAACGTAAAGGGGGCCAAGGATGGAGTGACGCTATCCGTGACGGCTGGATAGAAGGAAAGAATCTTTTTTCGAACATCGAAGAGGCGATCCAAAAAGGGACCATTGTTCAATATCTGCTTTCCGATTCCGGACAAAAGCAGATGTGGGATGTGGTGAAGAAAAATTTGAAAAAAGGACAAGCGTTGTATTTTTCTCATGGATTCTCTGTGGTGTTCAAAGATCAAACCAATATTATTCCGCCAGCCGATGTGGACGTCGTTCTCGTGGCTCCCAAAGGGAGCGGGCGCACAGTACGCAGTAACTTTCTTGCAGGAAGTGGTATTAATGCAAGTTTTGCAGTGTTTCAGGATGCAACAGGAAAAGCACGCGAACGGGCAATTGCCTGTGGTATTGCAATTGGGTCAGGATATCTTTTCGCAACAACCTTCGAAAAAGAAGTGCTTTCGGACCTTACCGGTGAGCGTGGTGTGTTAATGGGAGCGATTGCAGGTTTAATGAAAGCACAATACGATGTGCTCCGTCAGATGGGACATTCGCCGAGTGAAGCGTTTAACGAAACAGTGGAAGAAGCAACACAGAGTCTCTATCCGCTCGTTGGAAAATATGGGATGGACTGGATGTTTGCGGCCTGTTCAGTAACAGCACAGCGCGGCGCGTTGGATTGGGCAAAAAAATTCGAAACTGCGAATCGTCCATTATTTGAGTTGCTCTATCGCGATGTGCAATATGGTGTGGAGACAAAACGTGTGCTCGATTCTACCAGCGCACCGGATTACCGAGCAACACTGCAGAAAGAACTTGATGAATGGAAAAATTCCGAGATGTGGAAAACAGGCGAAGCAGTAAGAAGTCTTCGACCGGAAAACTGGAAAAAATAA
- the gltB gene encoding glutamate synthase large subunit → MKEPYQHQDNFPLYDPRNEHDACGIGFIVNIKGERSHDVISKGVEILINLTHRGACGCDPETGDGAGITIQIPHKFFVKECKTLGITLPEEGEYGVGMVFLPVNQSSRLVCEGIMERIVREEGLSVLGWRDAPVGADAIGRIARTSQPYIEQIFVRRAEGMTREEFDRKLYVVRKRAEAELYTSDIKEKDFFYIPSLSSRVIIYKGLLLAPQIKQFYSELLDPDTESALCLVHQRFSTNTMPNWQLAHPFRFVSHNGEINTMRGNVIWMHARQSVLKSDLFGDDLKKLFPIIQPDGSDSAALDNAVELLYHSGRSLPHVMAMLIPEAWSMDVTMSPEKKAFYEYHASLMEPWDGPAAVAFTDGKVIGATLDRNGLRPARYIETHDGLLIMASEVGVLQIEPERVKMKGRLEPGKMLLVDLEQKRVILDEEIKSQLSSRKPYGNWIKENQITIEQLAEPPRAHMLSEKDIIQRQRMFGYSDEDVRMIVTPMAVNGEEAIGSMGTDTPLACLSDKPQSLFNYFKQLFAQVTNPPIDPIREEFVMSLTSYIGTERNILEETPQHCHTLKLQHPILTNVELEKLRRVSQGDFLTTTLPMLFRVNGGEQELERALEGLCRRASLAIESGYSIIILSDRGSDEEYAPIPSLLAMTAVHNHLVREKTRTQVALVVESGEPREVMHYCLLIGYGASAVNPYLAIETIEDLANKGRLSKDVTAEYAVKNYKKAVGKGLLKVFSKMGISTLQSYRGAQIFEVIGLNKNLIEKYFNGTSSRIEGIGLDVIVEEARRKHEFALQSISHANTELDLGGNYHFRINGERHLINPTTVTKLQQSVRKRDFKTFKEFTGILNDQNKEFFTLRGLMEFREGTRSVHIEDVEPAKQIVKRFVTGAMSYGSISKEAHETIAIAMNRIGGKSNTGEGGEDESRFSSDANGDLRRSAIKQVASGRFGVTANYLVNADEIQIKIAQGAKPGEGGQLPGFKVDEVIAKTRHSIAGVGLISPPPHHDIYSIEDLAQLIYDLKNVNPIARISVKLVSEVGVGTVAAGVAKAHADMILISGDSGGTGASPLTSIKHAGVPWELGLAETQQVLVMNDLRSRVRVQTDGKLQTGRDVVIAALLGAEEFGFSTAPLISMGCIMMRKCHLNTCPVGIATQDPELRKKFTGTPEHVINFFFFIADEVREIMAKLGFRTIDEMIGRVDMLQQRKDIDHWKAKGINLSSILHQPTVPLRIGRRCSISQDHGLNEALDYQLLEQTKLALEEKKPVEISLPIRNVHRTVGALLSGRIAKYYGAEGLPESTIKINFTGSAGQSFGAFLSKGVTLTLEGDANDYVGKGLSGGKIIIYPPKNSTFVPEDNSIVGNVVMYGATSGEAYFAGKGGERFAVRNSGATVVVESVGANGCEYMTNGIVVVLGKTGKNFAAGMSGGYAFILDEDGEFSSKMCNKSMVDLDVMNEEDDKLVQSLIKKHVDFTGSRRGKKILDEWKTCRTKFVKVFPHDYKRVLNSAKQKVKQEVVHG, encoded by the coding sequence ATGAAAGAACCGTATCAACATCAGGATAATTTTCCGTTATACGATCCGCGCAACGAACACGATGCATGCGGTATCGGATTTATTGTGAACATCAAAGGAGAACGGTCCCACGATGTCATCAGTAAAGGAGTTGAGATTCTTATCAATTTAACGCATCGCGGTGCATGCGGCTGCGATCCTGAAACGGGGGATGGAGCAGGCATTACGATACAAATCCCTCATAAATTTTTTGTGAAAGAATGTAAGACCTTAGGAATTACTCTTCCGGAGGAAGGGGAGTATGGAGTTGGAATGGTATTCCTGCCGGTGAATCAATCTTCACGTTTGGTGTGCGAAGGGATCATGGAGCGTATTGTGCGGGAAGAAGGATTGAGTGTTCTCGGATGGCGTGATGCTCCGGTTGGCGCAGATGCAATAGGTCGTATCGCCCGCACTTCGCAGCCTTATATTGAGCAAATCTTCGTTCGCCGTGCGGAGGGAATGACAAGGGAAGAATTCGATCGTAAATTATATGTTGTCCGTAAACGGGCGGAGGCAGAATTATATACTTCCGACATTAAAGAAAAAGATTTCTTTTACATTCCGTCGTTATCATCCCGTGTGATTATCTATAAAGGACTATTGCTGGCGCCGCAAATCAAACAGTTCTATAGCGAGTTGTTGGATCCAGACACTGAAAGCGCACTCTGTCTTGTGCATCAACGGTTTTCCACGAACACTATGCCGAACTGGCAACTGGCACATCCGTTCCGTTTCGTGAGTCATAACGGAGAGATCAACACCATGCGTGGTAATGTTATTTGGATGCATGCACGGCAATCGGTGTTGAAATCCGATTTGTTCGGAGATGATCTTAAAAAATTATTTCCCATTATCCAACCAGACGGAAGTGATTCTGCAGCGTTAGATAATGCTGTTGAATTATTATATCACTCCGGCCGAAGTCTGCCGCATGTGATGGCAATGCTGATTCCCGAAGCGTGGAGCATGGATGTCACCATGTCTCCGGAGAAAAAAGCATTCTATGAATATCACGCATCGCTGATGGAACCATGGGACGGCCCGGCAGCTGTTGCTTTTACGGATGGAAAAGTAATTGGTGCAACGCTGGATCGTAACGGATTGCGACCTGCTCGATACATTGAAACACACGACGGATTATTGATTATGGCGTCCGAAGTCGGTGTTCTTCAGATTGAACCGGAGCGGGTGAAGATGAAAGGAAGACTGGAGCCGGGAAAAATGCTGCTGGTGGATCTTGAACAGAAACGTGTGATTCTGGATGAAGAAATTAAATCGCAATTAAGCTCTCGCAAGCCGTACGGCAACTGGATTAAAGAAAATCAGATCACCATTGAACAGCTTGCCGAACCTCCGCGCGCACATATGTTGAGCGAAAAAGATATTATTCAGCGTCAGAGAATGTTCGGCTACAGCGATGAAGATGTACGGATGATTGTCACTCCGATGGCGGTGAACGGGGAAGAAGCGATCGGTTCTATGGGAACCGATACACCGCTTGCGTGTTTATCCGACAAACCGCAATCGTTATTCAACTACTTCAAACAATTGTTTGCTCAGGTGACAAATCCGCCGATCGATCCGATCCGCGAAGAATTCGTCATGTCATTAACAAGTTACATTGGAACGGAAAGAAATATTCTTGAAGAGACACCGCAGCATTGTCATACATTAAAACTGCAGCATCCGATTTTAACTAATGTAGAATTGGAAAAACTCCGCCGCGTTTCGCAGGGAGATTTTCTGACGACAACATTGCCCATGTTGTTCCGTGTGAATGGTGGAGAACAGGAATTGGAGCGGGCGCTTGAAGGATTGTGCCGCCGCGCCTCATTGGCGATTGAATCCGGTTATTCTATTATCATTCTTTCCGATCGTGGATCCGACGAAGAGTATGCACCCATTCCGAGCTTGCTTGCAATGACAGCGGTTCACAATCACTTGGTGCGAGAAAAAACGCGAACACAGGTTGCACTCGTTGTGGAGTCAGGCGAACCACGCGAAGTGATGCACTATTGTTTGTTGATAGGGTATGGTGCAAGCGCCGTCAATCCTTATCTCGCAATCGAAACAATTGAAGACCTTGCCAATAAAGGACGTTTATCAAAAGACGTGACAGCAGAATATGCTGTGAAAAACTACAAAAAGGCTGTCGGAAAAGGATTATTGAAAGTCTTTTCGAAGATGGGAATTTCGACACTGCAAAGTTATCGTGGTGCACAAATTTTTGAAGTGATTGGATTAAATAAAAATTTGATAGAAAAATATTTCAACGGAACATCTTCCCGTATTGAAGGGATTGGATTGGATGTAATTGTGGAAGAGGCAAGACGTAAACATGAGTTTGCGTTGCAATCAATCTCGCATGCGAACACAGAACTTGATCTTGGAGGAAATTATCACTTCAGAATCAATGGTGAACGTCATTTAATCAATCCAACAACTGTAACGAAACTGCAACAGTCAGTCCGAAAGAGAGATTTCAAAACATTCAAAGAGTTCACCGGCATTTTGAATGATCAGAATAAAGAATTTTTCACTTTGCGCGGATTGATGGAATTCAGAGAAGGAACGCGAAGTGTCCATATTGAAGATGTTGAGCCGGCAAAACAGATTGTGAAACGTTTTGTGACAGGAGCGATGTCGTACGGATCCATTAGTAAAGAAGCGCACGAGACGATAGCGATTGCAATGAATCGCATCGGTGGAAAATCCAATACGGGAGAGGGGGGAGAAGATGAATCGCGTTTCAGTTCCGATGCGAATGGAGATCTTCGACGCAGCGCCATTAAACAAGTTGCATCCGGAAGATTTGGCGTGACAGCGAATTATCTTGTCAATGCCGATGAGATTCAAATTAAAATTGCCCAGGGAGCGAAACCGGGCGAAGGGGGACAACTTCCCGGATTCAAAGTGGATGAAGTGATTGCAAAAACTCGCCATTCAATTGCTGGCGTCGGTCTGATATCTCCACCACCGCATCACGACATCTATTCTATCGAAGATCTTGCGCAATTGATTTATGATCTGAAGAATGTGAATCCGATAGCCAGAATTTCTGTGAAGCTTGTGTCTGAAGTTGGTGTCGGAACTGTTGCTGCCGGTGTGGCAAAAGCACATGCGGATATGATCCTGATCAGCGGCGATAGCGGCGGAACAGGTGCTTCTCCGTTAACTTCTATTAAACACGCCGGTGTGCCTTGGGAACTTGGGCTTGCGGAAACACAACAAGTGTTGGTGATGAACGATCTTCGCAGCCGCGTTCGAGTGCAAACGGATGGAAAATTGCAAACAGGCCGCGATGTTGTTATTGCTGCATTGCTTGGTGCTGAAGAATTTGGGTTTTCAACTGCGCCGTTAATTTCTATGGGATGTATTATGATGCGCAAGTGTCATTTGAATACATGTCCCGTCGGAATTGCAACGCAGGATCCTGAATTACGAAAGAAGTTTACCGGTACACCGGAACATGTGATCAACTTCTTTTTCTTTATCGCAGATGAAGTCCGTGAAATTATGGCGAAGCTCGGCTTCCGCACGATTGATGAAATGATCGGCCGCGTGGATATGCTGCAGCAGAGAAAAGATATTGATCATTGGAAAGCGAAAGGAATTAACCTTTCATCAATCCTACATCAACCAACAGTGCCGCTGAGAATTGGACGTCGATGTTCAATTTCTCAAGATCACGGTTTGAATGAAGCGCTGGATTATCAACTTCTTGAACAGACGAAATTGGCGCTCGAAGAGAAGAAGCCGGTAGAAATTTCTCTTCCCATCAGAAATGTTCATCGCACAGTCGGTGCGTTGCTGAGTGGGCGGATTGCAAAATATTACGGAGCAGAGGGATTGCCGGAGAGCACGATCAAAATCAATTTTACAGGATCAGCGGGGCAAAGTTTCGGAGCGTTCCTTTCTAAAGGAGTGACGTTAACGTTGGAAGGTGATGCAAACGATTATGTCGGAAAAGGTCTTTCCGGCGGAAAGATTATTATCTATCCGCCAAAAAATTCCACGTTTGTTCCCGAGGACAATTCGATTGTTGGTAACGTGGTAATGTATGGCGCAACGAGCGGCGAAGCGTATTTTGCCGGAAAAGGGGGCGAGCGGTTTGCCGTAAGAAATTCCGGTGCAACCGTCGTTGTGGAATCTGTCGGAGCAAACGGATGCGAATACATGACAAACGGAATTGTTGTTGTGCTGGGTAAAACGGGCAAAAATTTTGCAGCAGGAATGTCCGGAGGATACGCATTCATCTTGGACGAAGACGGAGAATTCAGCTCAAAAATGTGCAACAAATCAATGGTCGATCTGGATGTAATGAATGAGGAGGACGATAAACTTGTTCAGAGCCTGATTAAAAAACATGTTGACTTCACAGGAAGCCGACGCGGTAAAAAAATTCTTGATGAGTGGAAAACCTGCCGAACAAAATTTGTAAAAGTGTTTCCGCACGATTACAAACGTGTTTTGAATAGTGCAAAACAAAAAGTTAAACAGGAGGTAGTACATGGGTAA
- the aroF gene encoding 3-deoxy-7-phosphoheptulonate synthase, with amino-acid sequence MIVVLKPGTKKEEYEHVIERVKEYGFKPHPIVGEERTVIACVGDERGKAQLQQLESLEYVENVVPILKPFKLASNETKARSVVKVGNVEFGSAQFVVIAGPCSVESKEQIELSAEQVKKAGAQMLRGGAFKPRTSPYSFQGLEEEGLKLLAAAREKTGLPFATEVISPSDVELVAKYSDMLQIGARNMQNFALLKEVGKTKRPILLKRGMSSTYKELLMSAEYIMSQGNYNVVLCERGIRTFEDYTRNTFDLTAVPALKEMSHLPVIVDPSHGTGIRSLIPPMAKAAVPVGADGIIIEVHPNPEKAFSDGAQSLMPDQFSKLMDDIRRYLPLENRHL; translated from the coding sequence ATGATTGTTGTCTTAAAACCCGGAACAAAAAAAGAAGAATACGAACACGTTATTGAACGCGTAAAAGAATATGGTTTTAAACCGCATCCAATCGTCGGCGAAGAGCGGACGGTGATTGCCTGTGTCGGCGATGAGCGTGGCAAAGCACAACTGCAGCAATTGGAATCGTTGGAATATGTTGAAAATGTCGTACCTATCTTAAAACCATTTAAACTTGCCAGCAACGAAACGAAAGCGCGATCCGTTGTTAAAGTGGGAAATGTAGAATTTGGAAGCGCACAATTTGTTGTGATTGCCGGTCCGTGTTCCGTTGAATCGAAAGAACAGATCGAATTAAGCGCGGAACAAGTAAAAAAAGCGGGAGCACAAATGCTCCGTGGGGGCGCGTTTAAGCCTCGCACATCTCCATATTCGTTCCAGGGACTTGAAGAAGAAGGATTAAAACTTCTCGCTGCAGCTCGTGAAAAGACCGGACTACCATTCGCAACCGAAGTGATTTCCCCAAGTGATGTTGAGCTTGTTGCAAAATATTCCGACATGCTTCAGATCGGTGCGCGAAATATGCAAAATTTTGCTCTGCTGAAAGAAGTTGGTAAAACAAAACGTCCGATATTGCTCAAACGAGGAATGTCCAGCACGTATAAAGAATTATTGATGTCAGCGGAATATATCATGTCCCAAGGAAATTACAATGTTGTTTTATGTGAGCGCGGAATCCGCACCTTTGAAGATTATACGCGTAACACGTTCGATCTTACCGCTGTTCCGGCATTAAAAGAAATGTCACATTTGCCGGTGATTGTTGATCCGAGTCATGGTACCGGAATCCGCAGTTTAATTCCGCCAATGGCAAAAGCGGCTGTCCCTGTCGGAGCAGATGGTATCATTATTGAAGTGCATCCAAATCCGGAAAAAGCATTTTCGGACGGCGCACAATCTTTGATGCCGGATCAATTTTCAAAACTGATGGATGATATACGACGATATTTACCGTTAGAGAACAGACATTTATAA
- a CDS encoding glutamate synthase subunit beta codes for MGKPTGFMEYQREVPQRRPVNERLEDWRDVYTAFGEEKVRTQGARCMDCGVPFCQSGCPVNNVIPHWNDLIYKDRWEEAIRVLHSTNNFPEFTGNVCPAPCEASCVLGINEPPVTIKVIERTVIEYAFSHGWIKPEPPKKRTGKTVAVIGSGPSGLAAAQQLNRAGHRVTVYEKNDRVGGLLRYGIPDFKFEKHLLDRRIEQLQAEGIVFTTKTNVGVNISAEELRRSYDAILLCGGAESPRDLKVPGRELKGIHFAMEFLPQQNRRNAGDKTDPLKDILATGKRVVIIGGGDTGADCLGTSLRQKAKSVNQFEIMPKPPLERAASTPWPLWPLQLRTESSHEEGGIRDWALATTKFEGDANGNVTKLHAIRVGPPPNFAPITGTEFTFDADLVLLAMGFNGPTKNGLLDELGVALDARSNVSTDKEYMSSVPGIFSAGDMRRGQSLVVWAISEGRKAARSVDKYLMGVSTLP; via the coding sequence ATGGGTAAACCGACCGGTTTTATGGAATATCAACGGGAGGTTCCGCAACGTCGTCCCGTCAACGAACGATTGGAAGATTGGCGCGATGTCTATACGGCGTTTGGAGAAGAGAAGGTAAGGACGCAAGGCGCGCGTTGTATGGATTGTGGTGTTCCATTCTGTCAATCAGGCTGTCCTGTGAATAACGTTATTCCGCATTGGAACGACTTGATCTATAAAGATCGATGGGAAGAGGCTATACGGGTTCTTCATTCAACAAATAACTTTCCGGAATTCACCGGCAATGTTTGTCCTGCTCCGTGCGAAGCGTCGTGTGTGCTGGGGATTAACGAACCGCCGGTGACGATTAAAGTGATAGAACGAACGGTCATCGAATATGCTTTTAGCCATGGCTGGATCAAACCTGAACCTCCTAAAAAAAGAACAGGAAAAACAGTTGCCGTTATTGGTTCCGGTCCTTCGGGATTAGCAGCCGCGCAGCAATTGAATCGCGCCGGTCATCGTGTAACGGTGTATGAAAAGAACGATCGCGTTGGCGGATTGCTCCGATATGGAATTCCCGATTTTAAATTTGAAAAACATTTGCTCGATCGACGTATTGAACAGTTGCAGGCAGAAGGGATTGTTTTTACAACAAAGACAAATGTCGGAGTAAATATTTCTGCCGAAGAATTACGGCGTTCATACGATGCGATATTATTATGCGGTGGAGCAGAATCTCCGCGCGATCTTAAAGTGCCGGGACGTGAACTGAAAGGAATTCATTTTGCAATGGAATTTCTTCCCCAGCAAAATCGCCGCAACGCTGGCGACAAAACAGATCCGCTCAAAGATATTCTTGCAACCGGAAAACGGGTGGTGATTATTGGCGGGGGTGATACCGGCGCGGATTGTCTTGGAACAAGTTTGCGTCAAAAAGCAAAATCAGTCAATCAATTTGAGATTATGCCAAAACCACCTCTGGAACGCGCAGCTTCAACACCGTGGCCTCTTTGGCCTCTGCAATTAAGAACAGAAAGTTCGCATGAAGAAGGGGGAATTCGTGACTGGGCTCTTGCAACAACAAAATTTGAAGGAGACGCAAACGGCAATGTGACAAAATTGCACGCTATCCGCGTGGGGCCGCCGCCAAATTTTGCTCCCATCACCGGGACGGAGTTTACGTTCGATGCTGATCTCGTGCTGCTGGCGATGGGGTTTAACGGCCCCACAAAGAATGGATTGTTAGATGAACTGGGAGTTGCTCTTGATGCAAGAAGCAATGTTTCGACCGACAAGGAATATATGAGTTCTGTTCCAGGAATTTTTTCTGCGGGAGATATGCGACGCGGTCAATCGCTCGTTGTTTGGGCAATCAGTGAAGGACGAAAAGCAGCGCGCAGCGTCGATAAATATTTGATGGGGGTATCAACATTACCATAA
- the cimA gene encoding citramalate synthase, translating to MKTKIFTYDTTLRDGTQGEEVSFSAEDKIKIAKRLDAFGIDYIEGGWPGSNPKDMEFFERARTIQFVHAKIAAFGSTRRAKNRVEDDANIKALLDAQTPVVTIFGKTWLLHVKEALQITEEENLEIISDSVAYLKKNSKEVVYDAEHFFDGYKTDKAYAIKTLQAAQSSGANVIVLCDTNGGTMPWEISSIVDEIKPFITVQLGIHTHNDCELGVANSLAAIKSGAIHVQGTINGYGERCGNANLCSILPNLEIKLGNETVGSEQLKKLTDLSRYVSELANLKHRKNQAYVGESAFAHKGGVHVSAVMKTPKTYEHVQPEVVGNVRRVLVSDLSGRSNVLYKAEELGLKIDDKSPAAQKVVEELKEMEHYGYYFEDAEASFELLVKKHTGEIKKLFELERFKISIHKDSDSSDARSEAMIKIRVGDETEMTAAEGNGPVNAMDKALRKALERFYPQLKEIQLTDYKVRVLDSQNATAAKVRVLIETKNGTSSWNTVGVSSDVVDASWKALVDSITYHLLKRK from the coding sequence ATGAAAACAAAAATATTCACATACGATACGACGCTTCGTGATGGAACTCAAGGCGAGGAAGTTTCCTTTTCCGCCGAAGATAAAATCAAGATTGCCAAACGGCTGGATGCATTTGGCATTGATTACATCGAAGGGGGATGGCCGGGTTCCAATCCAAAAGATATGGAGTTCTTTGAGAGAGCTCGAACGATTCAATTTGTGCACGCAAAGATTGCGGCATTTGGCAGCACGCGCCGGGCAAAAAATCGCGTTGAAGATGATGCAAATATCAAAGCGCTGCTGGATGCACAAACTCCTGTCGTAACGATTTTTGGAAAAACGTGGCTGTTGCATGTGAAAGAAGCATTGCAGATCACTGAGGAAGAAAATCTCGAAATCATTTCCGATTCCGTCGCGTATCTGAAAAAGAATAGTAAAGAAGTAGTGTATGATGCGGAACATTTCTTTGACGGATATAAAACTGACAAAGCATATGCCATCAAAACACTGCAAGCAGCGCAGTCTTCCGGCGCGAACGTGATTGTTCTGTGCGACACAAACGGCGGAACGATGCCATGGGAAATTTCTTCAATCGTTGATGAGATCAAACCATTCATCACGGTGCAGCTCGGCATTCATACGCATAACGATTGCGAACTTGGTGTGGCAAATTCGCTTGCCGCTATCAAATCCGGTGCGATACATGTGCAGGGAACAATCAACGGATACGGTGAACGTTGTGGCAATGCTAATCTCTGTTCCATCCTCCCAAATCTTGAAATCAAGTTAGGCAACGAAACCGTTGGGAGCGAACAATTAAAAAAGTTGACAGACCTTTCCCGATACGTAAGCGAATTAGCAAATTTGAAACACAGAAAAAATCAGGCTTATGTCGGTGAAAGCGCCTTTGCACACAAAGGGGGCGTTCACGTCAGTGCGGTGATGAAAACACCGAAGACATATGAGCACGTTCAGCCGGAAGTTGTTGGTAATGTGCGCAGAGTACTTGTTTCTGATCTTTCAGGAAGAAGCAATGTGTTGTATAAAGCGGAAGAGCTTGGATTGAAGATCGACGACAAATCTCCCGCCGCTCAGAAAGTTGTGGAAGAATTGAAGGAGATGGAGCATTACGGTTACTATTTTGAAGATGCGGAAGCATCGTTTGAATTGCTGGTAAAGAAACATACCGGTGAGATCAAAAAATTATTTGAACTTGAGCGATTTAAAATCAGCATTCACAAAGATTCCGACAGCAGTGATGCGCGAAGCGAAGCGATGATTAAAATTCGTGTGGGCGACGAGACGGAAATGACCGCTGCGGAAGGAAATGGTCCGGTGAACGCAATGGACAAAGCCTTGCGCAAAGCGCTTGAACGATTTTATCCTCAATTAAAAGAAATTCAGTTGACGGATTATAAGGTGCGAGTGCTCGATTCTCAGAATGCTACCGCAGCAAAAGTTCGTGTATTAATCGAAACAAAAAACGGAACATCATCCTGGAACACCGTTGGTGTTTCATCGGATGTTGTTGACGCCAGTTGGAAGGCGTTGGTCGATTCCATCACCTATCACTTATTAAAGAGGAAGTAA
- a CDS encoding DUF2141 domain-containing protein — protein sequence MKLKFIVFILFFALQSSFAQKKQMDKANTIFVQLNGIKQQTGQVMLSLFNKDEGFPTHPEKAFRWSKAKVTSSSLIISFDGLPPGAYAIAVVHDENSNDVMDRNWLGFPEEPYGISNNATGTFSPPKFEEAKFTVTGKRDTIKIEMQP from the coding sequence ATGAAACTAAAGTTCATTGTGTTCATACTGTTCTTCGCTCTTCAGAGTTCATTTGCACAAAAAAAACAGATGGACAAAGCGAATACAATATTTGTGCAATTGAATGGTATCAAACAACAGACAGGACAAGTAATGTTGAGCCTGTTCAACAAAGATGAAGGATTCCCGACGCATCCCGAAAAAGCATTTCGGTGGAGCAAAGCGAAAGTAACATCTTCATCCTTGATCATTAGTTTTGACGGACTTCCGCCGGGTGCATATGCAATTGCCGTAGTGCACGATGAAAATTCAAATGATGTGATGGATAGAAATTGGCTTGGGTTTCCGGAAGAACCGTACGGAATATCAAACAATGCAACAGGCACATTTAGTCCTCCAAAATTTGAAGAGGCAAAGTTTACCGTTACCGGAAAACGCGATACGATAAAGATTGAAATGCAGCCGTAA